From Tiliqua scincoides isolate rTilSci1 chromosome 2, rTilSci1.hap2, whole genome shotgun sequence, the proteins below share one genomic window:
- the NDUFAF3 gene encoding NADH dehydrogenase [ubiquinone] 1 alpha subcomplex assembly factor 3 produces the protein MAALRVLRAGTQSWRLAAAAKSIYPSGQPQRGHRLTPSDDELYQKTTVQRLERESPDIMFIEAYTNRGFTINGDSIVGPCAVLPRAILQWNVGTYKDITAESLSLFRLLEPRIEILVLGTGNRVERLDPAVLKLMRQCGIAVEVQDTPNACATFNFLTSERRMTAAGLIPPPKEYTGAAVG, from the exons ATGGCTGCGCTCAGGGTGCTTCGTGCAGGTACTCAGAGCTGGAGGCTCGCGGCTGCAGCAAAGTCCATTTACCCCAGTGG ACAGCCACAGCGAGGTCACCGCCTTACGCCTTCGGACGATGAGCTCTACCAGAAGACGACAGTCCAGCGCTTGGAGAGAGAATCCCCAGACATCATGTTTATTGAAGCATACACCAACAGGGGCTTCACCATCAACGGGGACAGTATAGTAGGCCCCTGTGCTGTCTTGCCCCGAGCCATTTTGCAGTGGAAT gttggcaCATACAAGGACATCACTGCTGAGAGCCTCTCATTATTCCGCCTGCTGGAGCCCAGAATAG AAATCCTAGTGCTGGGGACAGGAAACAGAGTGGAGCGACTAGATCCTGCTGTTCTGAAGCTAATGAGGCAATGTGGGATTGCTGTGGAAGTACAGGATACG CCCAATGCCTGTGCAACCTTTAATTTCTTGACAAGTGAGCGGCGCATGACGGCTGCTGGCCTCATCCCACCTCCTAAAGAGTATACTGGGGCTGCAGTTGGCTGA